Proteins from one Lachnospiraceae bacterium KGMB03038 genomic window:
- a CDS encoding ATP-binding protein, translating into MFPIKYIENNLVFNHDGECFAYYELLPYNYSFLSPEEKYRLHDSFRQLIAQNRDGKIHALQISTESSIRQIQERPKEEVTGRLREIACEKIDEQTDALVDMIGENQIDYRFFLGFKLLVNEEEISLKGARKSLSMTFADFLYEVNHKLMGDFVSMSNDEINRFMKMEKLLENKIARRFKVRRLEKKDFGYLLEHIYGKTGVAYEDYFYDFPVKKLKRETLVKRYDLIRPTRCLVEENQRYLRLESEDQTTYAAYFTINNIVGELDFPSSEIFYYQQQQFTFPVSTSMNVEIVTNKKALTTVRNKKKELKDLDNHAWEAGNETGNSVVEALDSVNELETTLDQSKESMYKLSYVVRVSADSLDELKRRCDEVKDFYDDLNVKLVRPFGDMLGLHSEFIPASKRYINDYIQYVTSDFLAGLGFGATQQLGEKDGIYIGYNLDTGRNVYLKPSLAAQGVEGSVTNALAAAFLGSLGGGKSFCNNLIIYYSVLFGGHAVIIDPKSERGRWKETLPEIAEEINIVNLTNSEENRGMLDPYVIMKDVHDGESLAVDILTFLTGIRYRDGEKFPVLMAALQEVTKGEKHGLLCVVDELRKIGTPTANSIASHIQSIADYDFAHLLFSDGTVEHSISLDKQLNIIQVADLVLPDCDTKLEDYTSTELLSVAILMDISTFALDFIHSDRSIFKIVDLDEAWTFLQVAQGKSLSNKLIRAGRSMNAAVYFVTQNSSDVDDEKMKNNIGLKFAFRSTDSKEIKDTLEFFGVDGDDENNQKRLRDLENGQCLFQDLYGRVGVVQIHPVFADLFAAFDTRPPKQREKTRESL; encoded by the coding sequence ATGTTCCCGATTAAATATATCGAAAACAATCTGGTGTTCAACCACGACGGGGAGTGCTTCGCCTATTACGAGCTGCTCCCCTATAATTACTCGTTCCTATCGCCGGAAGAAAAATACCGGCTGCACGATAGCTTCCGTCAGCTTATCGCACAGAACCGTGACGGGAAGATACACGCCTTGCAGATAAGCACAGAGTCCAGTATCCGGCAGATACAGGAACGCCCCAAAGAGGAAGTGACCGGGCGGCTGCGTGAAATCGCCTGTGAGAAGATAGACGAGCAGACGGACGCTTTAGTGGATATGATTGGTGAAAATCAGATTGATTACCGTTTTTTTCTTGGCTTTAAGCTGCTGGTGAACGAGGAAGAAATCAGTCTGAAAGGCGCAAGGAAATCCCTGTCCATGACCTTTGCTGACTTCCTCTACGAAGTCAACCACAAGCTGATGGGTGACTTTGTCTCCATGAGCAATGATGAAATCAACCGCTTTATGAAGATGGAGAAACTTTTGGAGAATAAAATCGCTCGCCGGTTCAAGGTGCGCCGTCTGGAGAAAAAGGACTTCGGCTACCTTTTGGAGCATATCTACGGCAAGACCGGCGTTGCCTATGAGGACTATTTCTATGACTTTCCTGTAAAAAAGCTGAAACGGGAAACGCTGGTAAAACGGTATGACCTTATCCGTCCGACACGCTGCTTAGTGGAAGAAAATCAGCGATACCTCCGTCTGGAAAGTGAAGACCAGACGACGTATGCCGCCTACTTCACGATTAACAATATCGTAGGGGAGCTGGATTTTCCATCTTCGGAAATCTTCTACTACCAACAACAGCAGTTTACATTCCCGGTGTCCACCTCTATGAACGTGGAAATCGTCACCAACAAAAAAGCGCTGACGACGGTACGCAATAAAAAGAAAGAACTGAAAGATTTGGATAACCACGCATGGGAAGCTGGAAACGAAACCGGCAACAGTGTGGTGGAAGCTCTGGACTCGGTCAATGAGCTGGAAACCACCCTAGACCAGAGCAAGGAGTCCATGTATAAGCTCTCCTATGTGGTGCGTGTGTCTGCGGACAGTCTGGACGAGCTGAAACGCCGCTGCGACGAGGTCAAGGATTTTTACGACGACTTGAACGTAAAGCTGGTGCGCCCCTTTGGTGATATGCTCGGACTCCACAGCGAGTTCATTCCTGCCAGCAAGCGGTACATAAACGACTATATCCAGTATGTGACAAGTGATTTTCTGGCTGGTCTGGGTTTCGGTGCGACACAACAGCTAGGGGAAAAGGACGGTATCTATATCGGCTATAACCTCGATACCGGCAGGAACGTGTACCTAAAACCCAGCCTTGCGGCACAAGGAGTCGAAGGCTCCGTCACAAATGCGCTGGCGGCTGCCTTTCTCGGTTCTCTGGGCGGTGGGAAGTCATTCTGCAATAACCTCATTATCTATTATTCTGTGCTGTTCGGCGGTCATGCGGTGATTATTGACCCAAAATCAGAGCGTGGCAGATGGAAAGAGACACTCCCGGAGATTGCGGAGGAAATCAATATTGTAAACCTTACCAACAGCGAAGAAAACCGGGGTATGCTTGACCCGTATGTAATTATGAAAGACGTGCATGACGGGGAAAGCCTTGCCGTGGATATTCTGACCTTTCTGACAGGTATCCGATACCGTGACGGCGAAAAGTTTCCTGTCCTCATGGCGGCACTACAGGAAGTGACAAAGGGAGAAAAACACGGACTTCTCTGCGTGGTGGACGAGCTACGGAAAATCGGCACGCCCACGGCAAACAGTATCGCCAGCCATATCCAGAGTATTGCGGACTATGACTTTGCACATCTGCTCTTTTCCGACGGAACGGTGGAACATTCGATCAGTCTGGACAAACAGCTCAACATCATACAGGTGGCTGACCTTGTGCTGCCGGATTGTGACACGAAACTGGAGGACTACACCTCCACGGAGCTGCTCTCGGTTGCTATCCTTATGGACATCAGTACCTTTGCCTTAGATTTTATCCATTCTGACAGGAGTATTTTTAAAATCGTCGACTTAGACGAAGCGTGGACGTTCTTACAGGTGGCACAGGGGAAATCCCTCTCTAACAAACTTATCCGTGCCGGACGCTCCATGAACGCCGCTGTCTATTTCGTGACGCAAAATTCCAGCGACGTGGACGACGAGAAAATGAAGAACAATATCGGTCTGAAATTTGCGTTCCGCTCCACAGACAGCAAGGAAATCAAGGATACGCTGGAATTTTTCGGTGTGGATGGCGATGACGAGAACAACCAGAAGCGGCTCCGGGATTTGGAGAACGGACAATGCCTGTTTCAAGACCTCTACGGGCGTGTGGGCGTTGTCCAGATACACCCGGTCTTTGCGGATTTATTTGCCGCATTTGATACCAGACCGCCAAAACAGCGTGAAAAAACGAGGGAGAGCCTATGA
- a CDS encoding conjugal transfer protein, whose amino-acid sequence MKKIRSYTSIWNVEKVIYAINDFQLPFPITFTQMAWFVVSLFVVILFGELPPFSLIDGAFLKYFGIPVALTWFMSQKTFDGKKPFGFLKSSVSYLVRPKVTYAGKPVKLGKEKFDTAITAVRSDLYVPD is encoded by the coding sequence TTGAAAAAAATTAGAAGCTACACAAGTATCTGGAACGTGGAAAAGGTCATTTACGCTATCAATGATTTTCAGCTCCCGTTCCCGATTACCTTTACACAGATGGCATGGTTTGTTGTCTCCCTGTTTGTGGTTATCCTGTTCGGGGAGCTGCCGCCCTTTTCCCTCATTGACGGGGCGTTTCTTAAATATTTTGGTATCCCTGTCGCCCTTACATGGTTTATGAGTCAGAAAACTTTTGACGGCAAGAAGCCTTTCGGATTTTTGAAATCCAGTGTCAGTTATCTGGTGCGCCCTAAAGTGACCTATGCCGGGAAGCCGGTGAAGCTGGGGAAAGAAAAATTCGATACCGCCATTACAGCAGTTAGGAGTGATTTGTATGTTCCCGATTAA
- a CDS encoding antirestriction protein ArdA — MRVYIANLGKYNEGELVGAWFTPPVDYDEMAERIGLNGNYEEYAIHDYELPFPVDEYTPIEEVNRLCAMIEELDYPISEVVDDLLCHFTGVEELYEHKDDIIQYPGCENMVDVAYYLIDECGSLGEIPDRLRNYIDYEAFARDLDIEGCFVETRYGVFEIPY, encoded by the coding sequence ATGCGTGTCTATATCGCCAATTTAGGCAAATACAATGAGGGCGAGCTGGTAGGCGCATGGTTTACACCGCCGGTGGACTACGACGAGATGGCAGAGCGTATCGGCTTGAATGGCAATTATGAAGAATACGCCATCCATGACTATGAGCTGCCGTTCCCTGTGGATGAATATACGCCGATTGAGGAAGTCAACCGACTGTGCGCCATGATTGAGGAACTGGATTATCCTATCAGTGAAGTGGTGGACGATTTACTCTGTCATTTTACGGGTGTGGAGGAACTCTACGAACATAAGGATGACATTATCCAGTATCCCGGCTGCGAGAACATGGTAGACGTTGCTTATTACCTCATTGACGAGTGCGGCTCTCTGGGCGAGATACCAGACCGTTTGAGAAATTACATTGACTATGAAGCATTTGCCCGTGACCTTGATATAGAGGGGTGCTTCGTGGAAACAAGATACGGGGTATTTGAAATCCCCTACTAG
- a CDS encoding antirestriction protein ArdA → MYEMRLYILNITKPYSEDEDGYAGEWFDCPVDFEEVKEKLGVKEVEEIEIADYELPFALTPSMNLWEINGICRLIQEIEGTPVGKELQAIVYKWFQNIEDFLNHKDEIHHYDVADPTALSEYLILEEHCFGELPPELTAHIDYASYGRELEQSDRYLFTSSGVFRYQ, encoded by the coding sequence ATGTATGAAATGAGACTTTATATCCTCAACATCACAAAACCCTACTCGGAGGACGAGGACGGGTACGCCGGGGAATGGTTTGACTGCCCGGTGGATTTTGAGGAAGTAAAAGAAAAGCTCGGTGTCAAAGAGGTGGAGGAAATCGAGATTGCCGACTATGAGCTGCCCTTTGCCCTTACGCCCAGCATGAACCTGTGGGAAATCAACGGTATCTGCCGTCTGATACAGGAAATCGAGGGTACGCCTGTCGGAAAGGAATTACAGGCGATTGTCTATAAATGGTTTCAGAATATCGAAGATTTTCTCAACCACAAGGACGAGATACACCACTATGACGTGGCAGACCCTACCGCTTTATCGGAGTATCTCATTTTGGAGGAACACTGTTTCGGAGAGCTGCCGCCGGAGCTTACGGCACATATCGACTATGCTTCCTATGGGCGTGAGCTGGAACAAAGCGACAGATACCTGTTCACTTCTAGCGGTGTGTTCCGCTATCAATAA
- a CDS encoding IS256 family transposase — protein sequence MSDKIIQLNEDLIKHDLKDLVRNSVEETLNALLDKEADELVNAEKYERSSDRQGYRSGHYKRNLHTTAGEVELKVPKLKGVPFETAIIERYRRRESSVEEALIEMYLAGVSVRRVEDITEALWGTKVSPGTISNLNKKAYEHIETWRTRPLSGNYPYVYVDGVYLKRSWGGEIQNVSVLVAIGVSQDGCREILGAAEGMKEDRESWRSFFVWLKERGLTGVRLIIGDKNLGMLETIPEVFPDARYQRCTVHFYRNIFSVTPRNKMKTVALMLKAIHAQESKEAAREKAIQVAEKLRAMKLAKAAKKVEDGIEETLTYMDFPTQHWTRIRTNNAIERLNREIKRRTKAIGAFPDGQSALMLVCARLRHVAATSWGARRYMNMDHLFKTEEDLLSDIIAG from the coding sequence ATGTCTGATAAGATTATACAGCTAAATGAGGACTTAATAAAGCATGATTTAAAGGATCTTGTCCGTAACAGTGTCGAAGAAACATTAAACGCCCTGCTCGATAAGGAAGCCGACGAATTAGTCAACGCTGAAAAGTATGAGCGCTCCTCTGACCGCCAGGGATATCGTTCCGGCCATTATAAGCGAAATCTCCACACTACCGCAGGGGAAGTCGAACTGAAGGTTCCTAAACTGAAAGGGGTTCCTTTCGAGACAGCCATTATCGAAAGATATCGTCGCAGAGAATCTTCCGTGGAAGAAGCTCTTATTGAGATGTATCTGGCCGGTGTTTCTGTCCGACGCGTGGAAGATATCACCGAAGCCTTATGGGGAACGAAAGTATCCCCTGGAACCATCAGTAACCTGAATAAAAAGGCTTATGAGCATATTGAAACCTGGCGTACCCGTCCGCTTTCCGGGAACTATCCTTATGTTTACGTAGATGGTGTTTACCTGAAACGTAGCTGGGGCGGCGAGATCCAGAACGTTTCTGTTCTCGTTGCCATTGGCGTCAGTCAGGATGGCTGCCGGGAAATCCTTGGTGCTGCGGAAGGGATGAAAGAGGATCGTGAAAGCTGGCGTTCTTTCTTCGTATGGTTGAAAGAACGCGGGCTTACTGGTGTACGTTTGATCATCGGCGATAAGAATCTCGGTATGCTTGAAACCATTCCGGAAGTCTTTCCGGATGCCAGATATCAGCGCTGTACGGTTCATTTTTACAGAAATATATTTTCTGTTACCCCCCGTAACAAGATGAAAACGGTAGCGCTTATGCTCAAGGCGATCCATGCGCAGGAAAGCAAGGAAGCCGCCCGTGAAAAAGCAATCCAGGTAGCGGAGAAACTCCGTGCCATGAAGCTTGCTAAAGCTGCCAAGAAGGTAGAGGACGGGATTGAAGAAACCTTGACCTATATGGATTTTCCTACGCAGCATTGGACCCGGATCCGAACCAATAACGCTATTGAGCGCCTCAACCGTGAGATTAAACGGCGTACAAAAGCGATCGGTGCTTTTCCTGACGGGCAGAGTGCCTTGATGCTCGTATGTGCCAGACTGCGTCACGTAGCAGCAACCAGTTGGGGAGCCAGACGCTATATGAATATGGATCATCTTTTCAAAACAGAAGAGGATCTGCTGTCTGATATCATAGCCGGCTGA
- a CDS encoding SLATT domain-containing protein: MVQNSQHRAGLLIQLKEAYGRVVYTYTSHLKQVNTLENRLKLIKYAQILLSALSTGGFLGAVVTNENVYTIIAGFFSTVLLAFNLFFKNFNLESEMKQHIFAADELWLIREKYVSLMTDFDVLDDNAIVSMRDSLLNETYSIYKKSPKTNSRSYSKAQKALKNNEEQFFSNEELNQMLPSHLRTSSKS, from the coding sequence ATGGTACAAAATTCCCAACATAGAGCCGGATTGTTAATACAATTAAAAGAAGCGTATGGTAGAGTAGTCTATACATACACAAGCCATTTAAAACAGGTCAACACCTTAGAGAATAGATTAAAATTAATAAAATATGCACAAATACTATTATCTGCTTTATCTACCGGCGGCTTCTTAGGCGCAGTAGTAACAAACGAAAATGTTTATACAATTATTGCCGGTTTCTTTTCGACGGTTTTGCTGGCGTTTAATCTGTTCTTCAAAAATTTTAATCTCGAAAGTGAAATGAAACAACATATTTTTGCGGCAGATGAACTATGGCTTATTCGGGAAAAATATGTTTCTCTAATGACTGACTTTGATGTATTAGACGATAATGCTATAGTATCCATGAGAGACAGTTTACTTAACGAAACTTACAGTATTTATAAGAAATCGCCAAAAACCAATTCTAGGAGCTATTCAAAAGCACAAAAAGCATTAAAGAATAATGAAGAGCAATTTTTTTCAAATGAAGAACTAAATCAAATGTTACCGTCACATTTAAGAACAAGCAGTAAATCTTAA
- a CDS encoding nucleotidyltransferase, translating into MSVSQDFSTFCKNLRMSSSVVNDVQTRYHAITKRINKDFWSTESETNHSFYVGSYGRGTAIYTSDIDIVIELPWSEYTKYNNYTGNGQSALLQAVKLSLQKTYSSSQIGGDGQVVVIDFYNGIKFEIVPSFKLEDGSYVYPDTHNGGSWKYMDPKQEMNCFNGRNSLSNKNLKRLCRMARAWNNNMGVCMTGVLIDTIAYRFIQTYKYADKSYSYYDWLSRDFFKYLYDNADKEYWIKFGDGKHVTKKYSFKREAKQAYDLSLEAISAYSNGYYYTWHSKWREIYGTKFPT; encoded by the coding sequence ATTTCTGTAAGTCAAGATTTTTCTACATTTTGTAAAAATCTTAGAATGAGTTCTTCTGTGGTAAATGATGTACAAACTCGTTATCATGCAATTACTAAAAGGATAAATAAAGATTTTTGGTCTACAGAGTCAGAGACAAATCATAGTTTTTATGTAGGGTCTTATGGAAGAGGAACCGCTATATATACCAGTGATATTGATATCGTTATAGAATTGCCATGGTCTGAATATACAAAATATAACAATTATACTGGAAACGGACAATCTGCTTTATTACAGGCGGTTAAATTGTCGCTTCAAAAAACGTATTCTTCTTCTCAAATAGGTGGTGATGGACAGGTAGTAGTTATTGACTTTTACAATGGCATTAAATTTGAAATAGTACCGTCCTTTAAGTTAGAGGATGGTTCTTATGTGTATCCAGACACTCATAATGGGGGCAGTTGGAAATACATGGATCCCAAACAGGAAATGAACTGTTTTAATGGACGTAATAGTCTTTCAAATAAAAATCTAAAGCGTTTATGTCGTATGGCAAGAGCATGGAACAACAATATGGGTGTATGTATGACTGGAGTTTTGATTGATACCATTGCTTACCGATTTATTCAAACTTATAAATACGCTGATAAATCATATTCTTACTATGATTGGCTGTCCAGAGACTTTTTTAAATATCTTTATGATAATGCTGACAAAGAATACTGGATAAAATTTGGTGATGGAAAACACGTCACAAAAAAATATTCTTTTAAAAGAGAAGCCAAACAAGCATATGATTTGTCCTTAGAAGCAATTTCTGCGTACAGCAACGGATATTATTATACATGGCATAGTAAATGGAGAGAAATATATGGTACAAAATTCCCAACATAG
- a CDS encoding DUF3789 domain-containing protein — protein MWHLFCDLLLVSAGMGIGVVLMCILQVGKAADEEMKNIKVERNEDK, from the coding sequence ATGTGGCATTTATTTTGTGACCTGCTGCTGGTGTCGGCAGGTATGGGTATCGGCGTGGTGCTGATGTGTATTTTACAGGTAGGCAAAGCAGCCGACGAAGAAATGAAAAATATTAAAGTAGAAAGGAATGAGGATAAATGA
- a CDS encoding helix-turn-helix domain-containing protein → MNDTDWITSFKKKRLSYGVSQNKIAVAAGITRQYLNKIESGKAAPGEEVKEHLLQALERYNPESPLTMLFDYVRIRFPTTDVQFVVSKILRLKLDFMIHEDYGFYNYPEHYYMGDIFVLVSPDVEKGVLLELKGKGCRQFENFLLAQHRSWYDFLMDALVEGGVIKRLDLAINDMVGILDIPELTKKCRNEECISVFRSFKSYRSGELVQSREENKSSMGNTLYIGSLKSEVYFCIYEKDYEQLVKYDIPLEETPIKNRFEIRLKNERAYYAVRDLLTYHDAERTAFSIINRYVRFVDKDDTKRRSEWKTNERWAWFLGKDRGRLKLTTQPEPYDFNRTLNWLARQVAPTLQVAETLDKQNDTTIIRDMVKNAKLTDRLKKVLQQLSVSTEEMIMEK, encoded by the coding sequence CTGAATGATACAGACTGGATAACCAGCTTTAAAAAAAAGCGGCTCTCTTACGGCGTTTCACAGAATAAAATCGCTGTAGCAGCCGGTATCACCCGGCAATATCTGAACAAGATCGAGTCCGGCAAGGCTGCTCCCGGCGAGGAAGTAAAAGAACATCTGCTGCAAGCACTGGAACGCTATAACCCGGAGTCACCGCTTACCATGCTGTTTGACTATGTGAGGATACGCTTCCCGACTACGGACGTACAGTTTGTGGTGAGCAAAATCCTTAGATTGAAGCTGGACTTTATGATACATGAGGATTACGGATTTTATAACTATCCAGAGCATTACTACATGGGGGATATTTTCGTTCTGGTGTCTCCCGACGTGGAAAAAGGCGTGCTGCTGGAACTGAAAGGAAAAGGCTGCCGACAGTTTGAAAATTTCCTGCTGGCACAGCATAGGAGCTGGTATGACTTCCTCATGGACGCACTGGTGGAGGGCGGCGTGATAAAGCGGCTTGACCTTGCCATCAACGATATGGTGGGGATACTGGACATTCCAGAACTGACAAAAAAGTGCCGGAATGAGGAATGTATCTCTGTCTTTCGGAGCTTTAAGTCTTACCGCTCCGGCGAGCTGGTACAAAGCCGTGAAGAAAATAAATCCAGCATGGGAAACACGCTGTATATCGGCTCTCTGAAATCAGAGGTTTACTTCTGTATCTACGAGAAAGATTATGAGCAGCTTGTAAAGTACGACATTCCCCTAGAGGAAACGCCTATCAAAAACCGCTTTGAAATCCGATTGAAAAATGAGCGAGCCTATTATGCGGTACGGGATTTGCTGACATACCATGACGCTGAACGTACCGCTTTTTCTATCATCAACCGCTATGTGCGCTTTGTCGATAAGGACGACACGAAACGCCGGAGCGAGTGGAAGACCAATGAGCGGTGGGCGTGGTTTCTTGGAAAAGACCGGGGGCGTTTGAAGCTGACGACACAGCCAGAACCCTATGACTTTAACCGCACGCTGAACTGGCTGGCACGACAGGTCGCACCTACTTTACAGGTAGCGGAAACGCTGGATAAGCAGAACGACACCACCATTATCCGGGATATGGTGAAAAACGCAAAGCTCACTGACCGGCTGAAAAAGGTCTTGCAGCAACTTTCGGTGAGTACGGAAGAAATGATTATGGAGAAATAG
- a CDS encoding DUF87 domain-containing protein, with protein sequence MRYFQRKGNRIRASDRTLIFRTATGFLLLVFLVVVLLLNIGTLFHTDWKSASLLHEGSFHLTVTPYMIGTVMVAGAVSVAAAFLYRYFLPDKVKQLSHRQKLARMILENGWYESEKTQDGGFFKDLPDSRSKEKITHFPKVYYRLEHGLIHIQAEITLGKYQEQLLHLEKKLETGLYCELVSKELKDSFVEYVLLYDTIANRITIDEVQAAHGSLKLMANVSWEYDKLPHMLIAGGTGGGKTYFILTIIEALLRTNAQVYVLDPKNADLADLSAVMPEVYYRKEDITFCIERFYDGMMERSETMKRMEGYKTGENYAYLNLPPHFLIFDEYVAFMEMLTTKENAAVLNKLKQIVMLGRQAGYFLILACQRPDAKYLGDGIRDQFNFRVALGRMSELGYSMMFGEVDKDFFLKQIKGRGYVDVGTSVISEFYTPLVPKGHDFLKEIGRLMQQRQDGQAACEAKAAGTD encoded by the coding sequence ATGAGATATTTTCAGAGAAAGGGCAACCGTATCCGAGCAAGCGACAGGACGCTTATATTCCGCACGGCAACCGGCTTTCTGCTTCTGGTGTTCCTTGTGGTGGTGCTGCTCTTAAATATCGGCACGCTGTTTCATACGGACTGGAAATCGGCTTCTCTGCTCCATGAGGGCAGCTTCCATCTGACCGTCACGCCATACATGATAGGCACTGTCATGGTGGCCGGTGCGGTGAGTGTGGCGGCTGCCTTTTTGTATCGGTATTTCCTGCCGGATAAAGTAAAGCAGCTTTCCCACCGGCAAAAGTTGGCACGCATGATATTAGAAAATGGGTGGTATGAGTCTGAAAAGACACAGGACGGCGGTTTCTTCAAAGACTTGCCGGACAGTCGTTCCAAAGAGAAAATCACCCACTTTCCCAAAGTGTACTATCGGCTGGAGCATGGACTTATCCATATACAAGCAGAGATCACACTGGGAAAGTATCAAGAGCAGCTCTTACATTTGGAGAAGAAGCTAGAAACCGGCTTATATTGCGAACTGGTATCCAAAGAGCTGAAAGACAGCTTTGTGGAGTATGTGCTGCTCTATGACACCATTGCGAACCGTATCACCATTGACGAGGTACAGGCGGCACACGGCAGCCTAAAGCTCATGGCTAACGTATCATGGGAGTATGACAAGCTCCCCCATATGCTCATAGCCGGTGGCACAGGTGGAGGAAAAACGTATTTTATCCTTACCATCATTGAAGCTCTGCTGCGTACTAACGCACAGGTGTATGTGCTTGACCCTAAGAACGCTGACCTTGCCGATTTGTCCGCTGTCATGCCGGAAGTCTATTACCGCAAGGAGGATATTACCTTCTGTATTGAGCGTTTCTATGACGGCATGATGGAGCGGAGCGAAACCATGAAGCGGATGGAGGGCTACAAGACCGGGGAGAACTACGCCTATCTCAACTTACCGCCCCACTTCCTTATTTTTGACGAGTATGTGGCATTTATGGAAATGCTGACGACAAAGGAAAACGCTGCGGTCTTGAACAAGCTGAAACAGATTGTCATGCTGGGTCGGCAAGCCGGATACTTCCTTATCCTTGCCTGTCAGCGTCCAGACGCAAAGTATCTCGGTGACGGTATCCGTGACCAGTTTAATTTCCGTGTGGCATTAGGGCGCATGAGCGAGCTGGGATACTCTATGATGTTCGGGGAAGTAGACAAGGACTTTTTTCTGAAGCAGATCAAAGGGCGTGGCTACGTTGACGTGGGAACAAGTGTCATATCGGAGTTTTACACTCCCCTAGTACCAAAAGGGCATGATTTTCTGAAAGAAATCGGGAGACTCATGCAGCAAAGGCAGGACGGACAGGCGGCGTGCGAAGCGAAAGCCGCTGGTACGGACTAG
- a CDS encoding DUF961 domain-containing protein: MRLANGIIIDKEKTFGILKFSALRREVHVQNDDGTVSEEIKERTYDLKSRGQGRMIQVSIPASVPLKEFDYNAEVELINPVADTVATATFQGADVDWYIKADDIALKNAASKLPSNKPK; this comes from the coding sequence ATGAGATTAGCAAACGGGATTATCATTGACAAAGAGAAAACTTTCGGGATTTTGAAATTTTCAGCCTTACGCCGTGAGGTACACGTCCAGAATGATGACGGTACGGTGTCCGAGGAAATCAAGGAGCGCACCTATGATTTGAAGTCCAGAGGACAGGGGCGCATGATACAGGTATCCATTCCGGCAAGCGTGCCTTTAAAAGAGTTTGACTATAACGCCGAGGTGGAGCTTATCAATCCGGTAGCCGACACTGTGGCGACAGCTACGTTTCAAGGGGCAGATGTGGACTGGTATATCAAGGCAGACGATATAGCTTTAAAAAATGCTGCCTCTAAACTTCCTTCTAATAAACCAAAATAA
- a CDS encoding DUF961 domain-containing protein — protein sequence MELKHVIPNMEKTFGNLEYAGEGKVDQRRINGRMTVVSRSYNLYSNVQRADDIVVFLPASAGEKNFEIEEKVKLINPKITATGYKIGSRGFTNYILSADDMVKA from the coding sequence ATGGAATTAAAACACGTTATCCCTAATATGGAAAAAACATTCGGAAATCTGGAATATGCCGGTGAGGGCAAGGTCGATCAGCGACGGATTAACGGACGTATGACCGTCGTTTCCCGGAGCTACAACCTGTACTCTAACGTGCAGCGTGCGGATGATATTGTGGTATTCCTCCCGGCTTCCGCTGGTGAGAAGAACTTTGAAATCGAGGAAAAGGTGAAGCTCATTAACCCTAAAATCACCGCTACCGGCTACAAAATCGGCAGCCGTGGATTTACCAATTACATTTTATCCGCTGATGATATGGTGAAAGCATAA